In Fusarium oxysporum f. sp. lycopersici 4287 chromosome 4, whole genome shotgun sequence, a genomic segment contains:
- a CDS encoding acetyltransferase: MATFRRFRPDDVNKFSKCNLDPFTETYELNFYLQYHAKWPSLFQVCEDMDGNIVGYIMGKVESSPEAYKFSEHYLPWHAHITALTVAPEARRSGIAKILTDQLEVAADAENAWFVDLFVRSSNHRAIALYKNLGYSVFRVVKDYYGDHATDPSRASEDAFDMRKPMKRDKDRQHIRDDGETHMVDPEDVW; this comes from the exons ATGGCGACGTTTCGGCGGTTTCGACCTGACGATGTGAACAAGTTTTCCAAGTGCAATCTTGACCCTTTCACGGAAACTTACGAGCTCAATTTCTACCTCCAATACCATGCCAAATGGCCATCCCTCTTTCAAGTTTGTGAGGACATGGATGGAAACATTGTTGGATATA TCATGGGCAAAGTCGAGTCTTCTCCGGAAGCCTACAAATTCTCCGAGCATTACCTACCATGGCACGCTCACATAACGGCGCTCACTGTTGCCCCGGAAGCTAGAAGATCTGGCATTGCAAAGATCTTGACTGATCAGCTGGAAGTTGcagctgatgctgagaacGCCTGGTTCGTGGACTTGTTCGTTCGAAGCAGCAACCACAGAGCCATTGCCCTTTACAAGAATCTGGGTTACAGCGTCTTCCGCGTGGTGAAGGACTACTACGGTGACCACGCAACGGACCCTTCCAGGGCAAGCGAGGACGCATTCGACATGCGCAAGCCCATGAAGCGGGACAAGGATCGTCAGCACATtcgagatgatggagaaacTCATATGGTTGATCCCGAGGATGTTTGGTAA
- a CDS encoding hypothetical protein (At least one base has a quality score < 10): MDDDTKGASRTAQGLKSDNISTDSEMILTPDHEAPSSPNNPPADSALLDTPMLGATTPRGSMHSRNPSFSGSSSNHEDWDGLPPLDRLSVLDLLDNFALPQQLEKLQKGISAQTDKVRRSREAIKTKTQSARDRMVEEWRRRVPEADEQLDRYRKQMQRRVDKLGKRWNDTKVISAREKVSFIFGVMNIFVSGYLIGAYPEYFHLWYTVQLLYFMPIRFFTYHRRGYHYFLADLCYFTNLLLALSIWIFPGSKRLFTASYCLAFGNNAVAIIMWRNSLVFHSFDKVTSLFIHIMPCATLHCIVHLFSPDEQKERFPAIWTIKNSPPGSPTAYANVVSMLAWSSLPYIFWQVLYYIFITVRRRDKIAAGRPTSFTWLKRSYAKTWLGKFVLRQPEHMQEATFMMIQYSYALLTMLPCPLWFLSRWASAGFLMVVFTWSIYNGATYYIDVFGVRFQKELEAMKAEVAQWQNSPEYMPLSPPLNPRPDASSVPRQAQQGAAPSASTGQIPSMNEVNREKDLMEGTSLSKDDVNRPVSVDKIPLLDETRSSSATGVAGNSVDTTRGRRTR; this comes from the coding sequence ATGGATGACGATACAAAGGGAGCCTCGCGTACTGCCCAAGGCCTCAAATCCGACAATATCTCAACCGATAGCGAGATGATCCTCACGCCTGATCATgaagctccttcttctccgaACAACCCACCTGCCGACTCCGCCCTTCTTGACACTCCAATGCTGGGTGCTACGACGCCCAGAGGCTCGATGCACTCGAGAAACCCGTCCTTTTCTGGTAGCAGTTCCAACCATGAGGACTGGGATGGCCTTCCACCTCTAGATCGCCTATCTGTgcttgaccttctcgacaaCTTTGCTCTTCCCCagcagctcgagaagctACAGAAGGGCATCTCAGCGCAGACGGACAAGGTCAGGCGTTCCAGGGAGGCGATCAAGACTAAGACACAATCTGCTCGGGATCGCATGGTTGAGGAGTGGAGACGCCGGGTCCCTGAGGCTGATGAACAGCTCGATCGGTACCGCAAACAGATGCAACGCCGTGTCGATAAGCTCGGGAAACGATGGAACGACACAAAGGTTATCAGTGCCAGAGAAAAGGTGTCCTTTATCTTTGGTGTTATGAACATCTTCGTCAGCGGATACCTCATTGGCGCATACCCAGAGTACTTTCATTTGTGGTACACCGTACAACTCTTGTATTTCATGCCGATTCGATTCTTCACATATCATCGACGTGGCTACCACTACTTCCTCGCAGACCTCTGCTACTTCACCAACCTTCTACTGGCTCTCTCGATATGGATCTTTCCCGGCTCGAAGCGTCTCTTTACCGCCTCATACTGCCTGGCTTTTGGTAACAACGCAGTTGCCATTATCATGTGGCGCAATTCACTGGTCTTCCACAGTTTCGACAAAGTTACATCGCTGTTCATCCACATCATGCCATGTGCGACTTTGCATTGCATCGTTCACCTGTTTTCGCCTGATGAGCAGAAAGAACGCTTTCCTGCAATTTGGACCATCAAGAATTCCCCTCCAGGCTCCCCAACAGCATATGCCAATGTAGTGTCGATGCTTGCTTGGAGTTCCCTCCCTTATATCTTCTGGCAAGTCTTGTACTACATCTTCATTACTGTGCGCCGAAGAGACAAGATTGCAGCTGGTCGGCCAACCTCGTTTACTTGGCTCAAGAGATCATATGCCAAAACCTGGCTGGGAAAGTTTGTCCTCCGACAACCAGAGCACATGCAAGAAGCAACCTTCATGATGATTCAGTATTCATATGCTCTTCTGACTATGCTCCCTTGCCCCTTATGGTTCCTGAGCCGCTGGGCTTCTGCAGGCTTCCTTATGGTGGTCTTTACTTGGAGTATCTATAATGGCGCCACATATTATATCGATGTATTTGGGGTGCGCTTCCAGAAAGAGCTAGAGGCTATGAAGGCCGAGGTGGCTCAATGGCAAAATTCTCCCGAATACATGCCACTATCGCCTCCGCTAAATCCCCGACCCGATGCATCCTCTGTCcctcgccaagctcaacaggGAGCGGCTCCCTCAGCATCTACTGGCCAGATTCCGTCCATGAATGAAGTTAATCGAGAGAAGGACTTGATGGAAGGAACGTCTCTGTCCAAAGATGATGTGAATCGGCCTGTTAGTGTGGACAAGATCCCTCTTCTAGATGAAACACGAAGCTCTTCTGCTACTGGAGTTGCTGGGAATTCAGTTGACACAACACGAGGCAGGCGAACGCGTTGA
- a CDS encoding acetyltransferase, with protein MGKVESSPEAYKFSEHYLPWHAHITALTVAPEARRSGIAKILTDQLEVAADAENAWFVDLFVRSSNHRAIALYKNLGYSVFRVVKDYYGDHATDPSRASEDAFDMRKPMKRDKDRQHIRDDGETHMVDPEDVW; from the coding sequence ATGGGCAAAGTCGAGTCTTCTCCGGAAGCCTACAAATTCTCCGAGCATTACCTACCATGGCACGCTCACATAACGGCGCTCACTGTTGCCCCGGAAGCTAGAAGATCTGGCATTGCAAAGATCTTGACTGATCAGCTGGAAGTTGcagctgatgctgagaacGCCTGGTTCGTGGACTTGTTCGTTCGAAGCAGCAACCACAGAGCCATTGCCCTTTACAAGAATCTGGGTTACAGCGTCTTCCGCGTGGTGAAGGACTACTACGGTGACCACGCAACGGACCCTTCCAGGGCAAGCGAGGACGCATTCGACATGCGCAAGCCCATGAAGCGGGACAAGGATCGTCAGCACATtcgagatgatggagaaacTCATATGGTTGATCCCGAGGATGTTTGGTAA
- a CDS encoding cell division cycle 20-like protein 1, cofactor-APC complex (At least one base has a quality score < 10), which yields MLLSPRRQPRAVSKVPYKVLDAPELADDFYLNLVDWGSANILGVGLGSSVYMWNAQTSKVNKLCTLDDDTVTSVSWIQKGTHLAIGTGKGLVQIWDAEKARRLRTMTGHIARVGSLAWNTHILTSGSRDRLIYHRDVRAPDQWLRKLVGHKQEVCGLKWNCEDGQLASGGNDNKLMVWDKLSETPLWKFSDHTAAVKAISWSPHQRGLLASGGGTADRRIIFHDTVKGSVINEIDTGSQVCNIAWSKNSNEIVSTHGYSQNQIVVWKYPSMTQVASLTGHTYRVLYLAMSPDGRTIVTGAGDETLRFWSTFGRRPGTREDGDNGGRLADLAVIR from the coding sequence ATGCTACTGAGTCCCAGACGTCAGCCCAGAGCTGTCAGTAAGGTTCCTTACAAGGTTCTCGATGCTCCCGAACTAGCCGATGACTTTTACCTTAACTTGGTCGACTGGGGAAGTGCCAACATTCTCGGAGTTGGCCTGGGCTCCAGTGTGTACATGTGGAATGCGCAAACTAGCAAAGTCAACAAGCTCTGCACACTCGATGATGACACTGTCACAAGCGTTTCATGGATTCAAAAAGGCACGCACCTTGCTATAGGAACGGGCAAAGGCCTTGTACAAATCTGGGACGCGGAAAAGGCTCGCAGGCTACGAACAATGACCGGACACATAGCAAGAGTAGGTTCTCTCGCTTGGAACACGCACATTCTCACATCTGGATCACGCGATCGATTGATCTATCACCGGGATGTACGGGCCCCGGATCAGTGGCTGAGGAAACTGGTCGGCCATAAACAGGAAGTCTGTGGACTCAAATGGAATTGCGAAGACGGTCAACTAGCGAGTGGTGGCAACGACAACAAGCTCATGGTCTGGGATAAGCTCTCGGAGACACCGCTTTGGAAGTTCTCAGATCACACCGCAGCCGTCAAAGCAATATCGTGGTCGCCCCATCAGCGCGGCCTTCTGGCTTCTGGAGGTGGCACTGCAGACCGTCGCATAATATTTCACGACACCGTCAAGGGCTCAGTCATCAACGAGATCGACACAGGCAGCCAGGTTTGCAATATTGCTTGGTCGAAAAACTCGAATGAAATCGTATCCACGCATGGATACAGCCAAAATCAGATTGTTGTCTGGAAGTATCCTTCTATGACCCAGGTGGCCAGCCTCACAGGCCACACCTATCGTGTGCTTTACTTGGCTATGAGCCCAGATGGCCGAACAATCGTGACTGGCGCTGGAGATGAGACCTTGAGGTTCTGGTCCACCTTTGGCCGCAGACCTGGGACTCGAGAAGACGGAGATAATGGAGGTCGGCTTGCCGACTTGGCTGTTATTCGCTGA
- a CDS encoding cell division cycle 20-like protein 1, cofactor-APC complex (At least one base has a quality score < 10), with amino-acid sequence MAALPEAAGMAALNHQSAKRAIDESKSHTATPRSSTPPRSDRARLEPRHSHDNAPNRALRSNARKSEGARASPFDIDAVDSALLREFQRPQRESTPGASPHRKRQRINGDRFIPTRSGQDLQASFSLLHEDGSPATPSKQKKRTPHGELHFQKTEEANRTFSHLATC; translated from the exons ATGGCGGCGCTCCCAGAAGCCGCGGGCATGGCTGCCTTGAATCATCAATCCGCAAAGCGAGCTATCGACGAATCCAAGAGCCATACCGCCACTCCTCGCTCATCCACACCTCCCCGCTCAGATCGCGCCCGTTTAGAACCCCGACATAGCCACGATAACGCACCAAACCGTGCTCTCCGCAGCAATGCCAGGAAAAGCGAAGGCGCCCGCGCGAGTCCTTTCGACATCGATGCCGTCGATAGTGCGCTGCTCCGAGAGTTTCAACGTCCGCAACGTGAGAGCACCCCAGGTGCCAGCCCTCATCGTAAGCGGCAGCGAATAAATGGCGATCG ATTCATTCCGACCCGCTCTGGCCAGGACCTGCAAGCAAGCTTCAGTCTATTGCATGAGGATGGATCTCCTGCCACACCATCAAAACAAAAGAAACGTACACCACATGGCGAGCTCCATTTTCAGAAGA CGGAGGAAGCAAACCGGACCTTTTCCCACCTGGCTACGTGCTGA